A single region of the Streptomyces sp. NBC_00425 genome encodes:
- a CDS encoding P1 family peptidase has product MTVDALTDVAGLRVGHATRTGDGWLTGATVVLAPEGGAVAAVDVRGGGPGTKETDALDPRNLVQRVEAIVLTGGSAYGLDAASGVMAWLEERGRGIPVGPDPRHVVPVVPAACVFDLGRGGDFRARPDAATGRAAVEAAAACEPGAPVPEGCVGAGTGAAVGAMKGGVGTAGVVLASGITVAALVVANAVGSVLDPETGVLYGELFQGRVTYPRARVHEAARRRLAESAARNAPAPLNTTLAVVATDADLSRAQAQKLAGTAHDGIARAVRPVHLLHDGDTVFTLATGARPLDVGNPLALNEVLAAGADMVTRAIVRAVRAAESVEVPGGTWPSYRELYGEA; this is encoded by the coding sequence ATGACAGTTGACGCTCTGACGGACGTCGCCGGCCTGCGGGTGGGGCACGCCACGCGGACGGGCGACGGGTGGCTCACCGGCGCCACGGTCGTCCTCGCGCCGGAGGGCGGCGCCGTGGCCGCCGTCGACGTACGCGGCGGCGGTCCCGGCACCAAGGAGACCGACGCCCTCGATCCGCGCAACCTGGTCCAGCGGGTCGAGGCGATCGTGCTGACCGGCGGCAGCGCCTACGGGCTGGACGCGGCGTCCGGGGTGATGGCCTGGCTGGAGGAGCGGGGCCGCGGGATCCCGGTCGGCCCGGACCCTCGGCACGTCGTGCCGGTGGTGCCGGCCGCCTGTGTCTTCGACCTGGGCCGGGGCGGCGACTTCCGGGCCCGCCCGGACGCGGCCACCGGACGGGCGGCCGTGGAGGCGGCCGCGGCCTGCGAGCCGGGAGCACCGGTGCCGGAGGGCTGCGTCGGCGCGGGCACGGGCGCGGCCGTCGGGGCGATGAAGGGCGGGGTGGGGACCGCCGGCGTCGTCCTCGCGTCGGGGATCACGGTGGCCGCGCTGGTGGTGGCCAACGCCGTCGGGTCGGTGCTGGATCCGGAGACGGGGGTGCTGTACGGGGAGTTGTTCCAGGGGCGCGTGACCTACCCGCGCGCGCGGGTGCACGAGGCCGCGCGCCGTCGGCTGGCCGAGAGCGCGGCGAGGAACGCCCCTGCGCCGCTCAACACGACGCTCGCGGTGGTGGCCACCGACGCGGACCTGTCGAGGGCTCAGGCGCAGAAGCTGGCGGGGACGGCCCACGACGGCATCGCGCGTGCCGTGCGGCCGGTGCACCTGCTCCATGACGGCGACACGGTCTTCACGCTGGCGACGGGCGCGCGTCCGCTCGACGTCGGCAACCCGCTCGCCCTGAACGAAGTGCTCGCGGCGGGTGCGGACATGGTGACGCGGGCGA
- a CDS encoding low temperature requirement protein A, whose translation MTPRTTPPAPLSGAPSPARRRPVRTLTSRGRDEAHRVASPLELFFDLCFVVAVAQAGVQLVHSVAESHAGEGILDYAMVFFAIWWAWMNFTWFASAYDNDDVLYRVVTLVQIAGVLVLAAGVSRAFESHSFLAVWLGYAIMRVAMSSQWLRVALSTQGAERTAALRYAGGVLLCQVGWLGLLILPEGGRTWLFLAMAVVEMCVPLYAEKDRPTSWHPHHIAERYGLFTIIVLGETIAAATVAVKSAIDENDALGELLPIAVGGLLIVFAAWWIYFVVPIHGRLRSSRQAFLWGYGHYFVFASAAAIGAGLEVAVEQAIGEARLSTSAASAAVTLPTALFLSTVWVLHARHFKVGLAQQSVLPVTALLVICCTFLGEWAVLAAGLVTALAVATGTTLTARTQARESRTAGEAAEARQGAEEQEGTEEQEGTEAQGSREAAESRGASDRKAPDSREG comes from the coding sequence ATGACGCCCCGTACGACTCCGCCGGCCCCTCTCTCCGGCGCACCCTCCCCCGCCCGCAGGAGACCCGTCCGCACGCTCACCTCGCGCGGGAGGGACGAGGCGCATCGGGTGGCCTCGCCGCTCGAGCTCTTCTTCGATCTCTGTTTCGTGGTCGCCGTCGCCCAGGCGGGCGTCCAACTGGTGCACTCCGTGGCGGAGTCCCACGCGGGCGAGGGAATCCTCGACTACGCGATGGTCTTCTTCGCCATCTGGTGGGCGTGGATGAACTTCACCTGGTTCGCCTCCGCCTACGACAACGACGACGTCCTCTACCGCGTCGTCACGCTGGTGCAGATCGCCGGAGTGCTGGTCCTCGCCGCGGGGGTGTCCAGGGCGTTCGAGAGCCACAGCTTCCTGGCCGTCTGGCTGGGCTACGCCATCATGCGCGTGGCCATGTCCTCGCAGTGGCTGCGGGTGGCGCTGTCGACGCAGGGCGCGGAGCGGACGGCCGCGCTGCGGTACGCGGGCGGCGTGCTGCTCTGCCAGGTCGGCTGGCTCGGGCTGCTGATCCTGCCCGAGGGCGGCAGGACATGGCTGTTCCTGGCGATGGCGGTGGTGGAGATGTGCGTGCCGCTCTACGCCGAGAAGGACCGGCCGACGTCCTGGCATCCGCACCACATCGCGGAGCGGTACGGGTTGTTCACGATCATCGTGCTCGGCGAGACGATCGCGGCGGCCACGGTCGCGGTGAAGTCCGCCATCGACGAGAACGACGCTCTGGGCGAGCTGCTGCCGATCGCGGTGGGCGGGCTGCTGATCGTCTTCGCCGCCTGGTGGATCTACTTCGTGGTGCCCATCCACGGCCGTCTGCGCTCCAGCAGGCAGGCGTTCCTGTGGGGGTACGGGCACTACTTCGTCTTCGCCTCCGCCGCCGCGATCGGCGCGGGCCTGGAGGTCGCCGTCGAGCAGGCCATCGGCGAGGCCCGCCTCTCGACCTCGGCCGCGTCGGCCGCCGTGACGCTGCCGACGGCACTGTTCCTGTCGACGGTCTGGGTCCTGCACGCGCGGCACTTCAAGGTGGGCCTCGCCCAGCAGTCGGTGCTGCCCGTCACCGCGTTGCTGGTGATCTGCTGCACCTTCCTCGGCGAGTGGGCGGTCCTGGCGGCGGGCCTGGTGACGGCGCTCGCCGTCGCGACCGGGACGACGCTGACGGCGCGTACGCAGGCACGGGAGTCCCGGACGGCGGGGGAGGCCGCGGAAGCCCGGCAGGGCGCGGAGGAACAAGAGGGCACGGAGGAACAAGAGGGCACGGAGGCACAGGGGAGCCGGGAGGCGGCGGAGAGCCGGGGGGCCTCGGACCGGAAGGCGCCGGACAGCCGGGAGGGCTGA
- the mscL gene encoding large conductance mechanosensitive channel protein MscL, giving the protein MSEQKASILQGFKAFLMRGNVVDLAVAVVIGAAFSNIVNSIVKGIINPVVGAIGTKNLDSYYSCIKEPCKGTGDSATGVRIQWGSVLGATLTFVITAAVVYFLMVLPMAKYLARVEARRKAKEGTREIIEVTELEVLKEIRDALVAQRGNGHSER; this is encoded by the coding sequence GTGAGCGAACAGAAGGCAAGCATCCTGCAGGGTTTCAAAGCCTTCCTGATGCGAGGCAACGTCGTCGATCTGGCCGTCGCTGTGGTGATCGGCGCGGCTTTCTCGAACATCGTCAACTCGATCGTGAAGGGGATCATCAACCCGGTCGTCGGAGCGATCGGCACCAAGAACCTGGACAGCTACTACTCCTGCATCAAGGAGCCCTGCAAGGGGACGGGCGACAGCGCGACCGGTGTCCGGATCCAGTGGGGGTCCGTCCTCGGCGCGACCCTCACGTTCGTGATCACCGCGGCGGTCGTGTACTTCCTGATGGTCCTGCCCATGGCCAAGTACCTGGCGAGGGTCGAGGCCCGCAGGAAGGCCAAGGAGGGCACGCGGGAGATCATCGAGGTGACCGAGCTGGAGGTGCTCAAGGAGATCCGCGACGCCCTGGTCGCCCAGCGGGGCAACGGCCACAGCGAGCGGTAG
- a CDS encoding RcpC/CpaB family pilus assembly protein codes for MSLTPFSAPLSCAPFPAGPGSRSPALSPPSSRPPGAEAPANREVPPFPPVRVRGGRYRLSPMGGRARGRRRALAAGLAVTAVALVAAGPRIGDPVRGHPSEGSGAGASARAQSAMRAPAPSARAARKVSAPVRIADAAAVRLLRPGDRVDVIAAEQTARGATARVVARGALVTKVPEPLDARSGGPGPGGDAGALVVLSVPRSTAARLAGASAAARLSVTLW; via the coding sequence GTGTCCCTCACTCCCTTCTCCGCTCCCCTGTCCTGCGCACCGTTTCCCGCCGGGCCCGGCTCCCGGTCTCCGGCCCTGTCCCCGCCCTCCTCGCGACCGCCGGGGGCGGAGGCGCCCGCCAACCGGGAGGTGCCGCCCTTTCCTCCGGTGCGCGTCCGCGGCGGGCGCTACCGGCTGAGCCCGATGGGCGGGCGGGCCCGAGGTCGCAGGCGCGCCCTCGCGGCCGGTCTCGCGGTCACCGCCGTCGCGCTGGTGGCGGCGGGCCCGCGGATCGGCGATCCCGTGCGCGGGCACCCGTCGGAGGGAAGCGGCGCAGGCGCGTCGGCCCGCGCACAGTCGGCGATGCGCGCCCCCGCCCCGAGCGCACGCGCCGCCCGGAAGGTGTCGGCCCCGGTGCGGATCGCCGACGCCGCAGCCGTCCGGTTGCTGCGCCCCGGTGACCGGGTGGACGTCATCGCCGCCGAACAGACGGCGCGGGGGGCCACGGCCCGGGTGGTCGCCCGTGGAGCGCTCGTCACCAAGGTGCCCGAGCCGCTGGACGCCCGGTCCGGGGGCCCCGGGCCGGGCGGTGACGCGGGCGCGCTGGTCGTCCTGTCGGTGCCCCGGTCAACCGCGGCACGCCTGGCCGGCGCGAGCGCCGCTGCGCGACTGTCGGTGACCCTGTGGTGA
- a CDS encoding S-methyl-5'-thioadenosine phosphorylase, whose protein sequence is MANKANAEIGVIGGSGLYSFLDDVTELQVDTPYGPPSDSLFLGEVAGRRVAFLPRHGRGHHLPPHRINYRANLWALRSVGVRQVLGPCAVGGLRPEYGPGTLLVPDQLVDRTKSRTGTYFDGLPLPDGTVPQVVHVSLADPYCPAGRAAALKAARGREWEPVDAGTLVVIEGPRFSTRAESLWHQAQGWSVVGMTGHPEAALARELELCYTTLTLVTDLDAGAESGEGVSHEEVLHVFAANVDRLRGVLFDAVAALPSTQDRDCACGNALGGMNPGFELP, encoded by the coding sequence ATGGCGAACAAGGCGAACGCAGAGATCGGTGTGATCGGCGGCTCCGGTCTCTACTCGTTCCTGGACGACGTGACCGAGCTCCAGGTCGACACCCCCTACGGGCCGCCGAGCGACTCCCTCTTCCTCGGCGAGGTGGCCGGCCGGCGGGTCGCCTTCCTCCCCCGGCACGGACGCGGCCACCATCTGCCGCCCCACCGCATCAACTACCGGGCCAACCTGTGGGCGCTGCGCTCGGTCGGGGTGCGTCAGGTCCTCGGCCCGTGCGCGGTGGGCGGCCTGCGCCCCGAGTACGGGCCCGGCACGCTCCTCGTGCCCGACCAGCTGGTCGACCGCACCAAGTCGCGGACCGGAACCTACTTCGACGGACTGCCGCTGCCCGACGGCACGGTGCCCCAGGTGGTGCACGTGTCGCTGGCCGACCCCTACTGCCCCGCCGGACGGGCGGCGGCGCTCAAGGCGGCGCGCGGCCGTGAGTGGGAACCGGTGGACGCGGGAACCCTCGTCGTGATCGAGGGGCCGAGGTTCTCCACCCGTGCCGAATCGTTGTGGCACCAGGCGCAGGGCTGGTCGGTGGTGGGCATGACGGGCCACCCGGAGGCCGCGCTGGCCCGTGAACTCGAGCTCTGCTACACCACGTTGACCCTGGTCACCGATCTGGACGCGGGCGCCGAGAGCGGCGAGGGCGTCTCCCACGAGGAGGTGCTGCACGTGTTCGCGGCGAACGTGGACCGGCTGCGGGGCGTGCTGTTCGACGCGGTGGCGGCTTTGCCGTCGACACAGGACCGCGACTGCGCGTGCGGGAACGCACTGGGCGGAATGAACCCGGGGTTCGAACTGCCGTAG
- a CDS encoding FmdB family zinc ribbon protein, whose translation MPTYQYQCTECGEGLEAVQKFTDDALTECPNCGGRLKKVFSAVGIVFKGSGFYRNDSRGSSSSSSPSSSSKPSTSGSDTKSSSTSSSSSSDSKSSSSGTSAGSSSAA comes from the coding sequence GTGCCGACCTACCAGTACCAGTGCACCGAGTGCGGCGAGGGCCTCGAGGCGGTGCAGAAGTTCACCGACGACGCCCTGACCGAGTGCCCCAACTGCGGTGGCCGCCTCAAGAAGGTGTTCTCCGCCGTCGGCATCGTCTTCAAGGGCTCCGGTTTCTACCGCAACGACAGCCGCGGCTCCTCGTCGAGCAGCTCGCCGTCGTCGTCCTCGAAGCCGTCGACGTCCGGTTCCGACACGAAGTCGTCGAGCACGAGCTCCTCGTCCTCCTCGGACTCCAAGTCGTCGAGCAGCGGCACCTCCGCCGGCAGCAGCTCCGCCGCATAG
- a CDS encoding MFS transporter, with amino-acid sequence MASTVTTEPSKDSSASARPGYGQLLRTRGAWTFLLPGFAARQPFAMLTLSIVLLVQHTTGSYGAAGAAAAVTGVSMALFAPWSGRLADRYGQRAVLVPGVLVHTVSGLALTALALAHAPLWAVFAAAVPTGASVPQVGPMVRARWGVRLKGSPLMTTAAAFESVTDELTFVFGPLLATALCTAVHPAAGLLTEASLTLLGGLLFAAQRSTQPQVAAAGHARVEHSSALRVPGVRVLIVTFLGIGSVFGGMQVSLAAFTESIGEPGLNGVLYGTFAAGNMLSGLVCGAVAWKAAPQQRLVVAYAALALVASGLWAAHSVLVLAGLGLLVGMCIAPALITGYTLVEGLVPAGARTEAFTWLTGAVALGQAAAVTIAGQLEDRLWGGSGFLVPMGGTLLALATLLALRSRLAARPRERTVARGVGHRVPVTVD; translated from the coding sequence GTGGCATCCACGGTCACCACCGAGCCGTCGAAGGACTCGTCGGCATCCGCCCGCCCGGGATACGGGCAGCTGCTGCGCACCCGCGGCGCCTGGACGTTCCTGCTGCCCGGCTTCGCCGCCCGCCAGCCGTTCGCGATGCTCACCCTCTCCATCGTGCTGCTCGTGCAGCACACCACCGGCTCCTACGGGGCGGCCGGCGCCGCCGCGGCCGTCACCGGCGTCTCCATGGCGCTGTTCGCCCCCTGGAGCGGCCGTCTCGCCGACCGCTACGGGCAGCGCGCCGTGCTGGTACCCGGCGTCCTCGTGCACACCGTGTCGGGCCTGGCGCTCACCGCCCTCGCCCTCGCCCACGCGCCGCTGTGGGCGGTGTTCGCGGCGGCCGTGCCCACGGGCGCCTCGGTGCCGCAGGTCGGCCCCATGGTGCGGGCCCGCTGGGGCGTGCGGCTGAAGGGCTCGCCGCTGATGACCACCGCGGCGGCCTTCGAGTCCGTCACCGACGAGCTCACCTTCGTCTTCGGCCCGCTGCTGGCGACCGCCCTGTGCACCGCCGTGCACCCGGCGGCCGGTCTGCTCACCGAGGCCTCGCTGACCCTGCTCGGCGGGCTGCTGTTCGCCGCACAGCGGAGCACGCAGCCCCAGGTCGCCGCCGCCGGGCACGCGCGCGTGGAACACTCCTCGGCCCTGCGCGTCCCCGGGGTGCGCGTGCTGATCGTGACCTTCCTGGGCATCGGCTCCGTCTTCGGCGGCATGCAGGTCTCGCTGGCCGCGTTCACCGAGTCGATCGGCGAGCCCGGCCTGAACGGCGTCCTGTACGGCACCTTCGCCGCGGGCAACATGCTCTCCGGCCTGGTCTGCGGCGCCGTCGCCTGGAAGGCCGCGCCGCAGCAGCGCCTGGTCGTCGCCTACGCCGCGCTGGCGCTCGTCGCCTCCGGGCTGTGGGCGGCGCACTCGGTGCTCGTGCTGGCAGGCCTCGGCCTGCTGGTCGGCATGTGCATCGCGCCCGCGCTGATCACCGGCTACACCCTGGTCGAGGGCCTGGTCCCGGCCGGCGCCCGCACCGAGGCGTTCACCTGGCTGACCGGCGCGGTGGCACTCGGCCAGGCGGCCGCCGTCACGATCGCCGGACAGCTGGAGGACCGCCTCTGGGGCGGCTCCGGTTTCCTGGTCCCGATGGGCGGCACCCTGCTGGCCCTGGCCACCCTGCTGGCCCTGCGGTCGCGGCTCGCGGCGCGCCCCCGCGAACGCACCGTCGCACGTGGCGTCGGTCACCGCGTGCCGGTGACAGTGGACTGA
- a CDS encoding potassium/proton antiporter, whose protein sequence is MTVHHLNQLLLVCSLVLLVAVAAVRISSRSGLPSLLVYLGIGIAMGQDGIGDIHFDNAELTQVIGYAALVVILAEGGLGTKWKEVRPILPSATALALAGVAVSVGVTATAAHFVTGLEWRQALIIGAVVSSTDAAAVFSVLRKIPLPARVTGTLEAESGFNDAPVVILVVAFSTAGPVEHWYLLLAEILLELAIGAAIGLAVGWLGSWGLRHVALPASGLYPIAVMAIAVTAYAAGSLAHGSGFLGVYLASMVMGNAKLPHWPATRGFADGLGWIAQIGMFVLLGLLVTPHELGDDVLPALVIGLVLTMVARPLSVVLCLTPFRVPWQEQTLMSWAGLRGAVPIILATIPMVNGVDASRRIFNIVFVLVVVYTLIQGPTLPWLARKLRLGGDPEAADLGVESAPLERLRGHLLSVAIPEGSKMHGVEVDELRLPAGAAVTLVVRDGTSFVPLPATVLRHGDELLVVATDPVRDAAEKRLRAVGHGGKLAGWLGTGGDTR, encoded by the coding sequence CTGACTGTCCACCACCTCAACCAGCTCCTGCTCGTCTGCTCCCTCGTACTGCTCGTCGCCGTCGCAGCGGTCCGGATCTCCTCGCGCAGCGGGCTCCCCAGCCTGCTCGTCTACCTGGGGATCGGCATCGCCATGGGCCAGGACGGCATCGGCGACATCCACTTCGACAACGCCGAACTGACCCAGGTCATCGGCTACGCCGCCCTGGTCGTGATCCTCGCCGAGGGCGGCCTGGGCACGAAGTGGAAGGAGGTCCGGCCGATCCTGCCCTCCGCCACGGCGCTGGCGCTGGCCGGGGTCGCGGTGAGCGTCGGCGTCACGGCCACGGCCGCGCACTTCGTGACGGGGCTGGAATGGCGGCAGGCGCTGATCATCGGCGCGGTGGTGTCCTCGACGGACGCGGCGGCGGTCTTCTCCGTCCTGCGCAAGATCCCCCTGCCCGCGCGCGTGACGGGCACCCTGGAGGCCGAGTCCGGCTTCAACGACGCCCCGGTGGTCATCCTGGTCGTCGCCTTCTCCACGGCGGGCCCCGTCGAGCACTGGTACCTGCTGCTCGCCGAGATACTCCTGGAGCTGGCGATCGGCGCCGCCATCGGCCTCGCGGTCGGCTGGCTGGGCTCCTGGGGCCTGCGGCACGTGGCGCTGCCCGCCTCCGGCCTCTACCCGATCGCCGTCATGGCGATCGCGGTCACCGCGTACGCGGCCGGCTCACTGGCCCACGGCAGCGGCTTCCTCGGCGTCTACCTCGCCTCGATGGTGATGGGCAACGCCAAGCTGCCGCACTGGCCCGCCACGCGCGGGTTCGCCGACGGCCTCGGCTGGATCGCCCAGATCGGCATGTTCGTGCTGCTCGGCCTGCTGGTCACCCCGCACGAGCTCGGGGACGACGTGCTGCCCGCGCTCGTCATCGGCCTGGTGCTGACCATGGTCGCCCGCCCGCTCAGCGTCGTGCTGTGTCTGACGCCGTTCCGGGTGCCCTGGCAGGAGCAGACGCTGATGTCCTGGGCGGGGCTGCGCGGCGCCGTGCCCATCATCCTGGCGACGATCCCCATGGTGAACGGCGTCGACGCCAGCCGCCGCATCTTCAACATCGTCTTCGTCCTGGTCGTCGTCTACACCCTGATCCAGGGGCCGACGCTGCCCTGGCTGGCGCGCAAGCTGCGGCTCGGCGGCGACCCCGAGGCCGCCGACCTGGGCGTCGAGTCGGCGCCGCTGGAGCGACTGCGCGGGCACCTGCTGTCCGTGGCGATCCCCGAGGGGTCGAAGATGCACGGCGTCGAGGTCGACGAACTGCGGCTGCCGGCCGGGGCCGCCGTCACCCTCGTCGTACGCGACGGGACGTCGTTCGTGCCGCTGCCCGCGACCGTCCTGCGGCACGGCGACGAACTCCTCGTCGTGGCCACCGACCCGGTCCGCGACGCGGCCGAGAAGCGGCTGCGCGCCGTCGGGCACGGCGGAAAGCTCGCCGGATGGCTGGGCACCGGCGGCGACACCCGTTAA
- a CDS encoding penicillin acylase family protein — protein MPPNTTATSGDKPVKSGRKKGRKARLIVLVLVLAIIGGIAYGAYWSISTVRASFPQTTGSITLKGLAGPVSVQRDGYGIPQIYADSDADLFMAQGYVQAQDRFYEMDVRRHMTAGRLSEMFGESQVDNDEFLRTLGWDRIAKTEYDTKLSASTKKYLQAYAQGVNAYLQGKDGADISLEYAALGFTNDYKPAEWTPVDSVSWLKAMAWDLRGNMQDEIDRALMTSRLGPQQIADLYPEYRYGANQPIVQEGQYDKLTRTFEQSDGDGEGGSGSGDGGGSGPGDASGSGGTSGGSGSALQSQLSGLYDVLDDLPTAVGVNGNGIGSNSWVVGGAHTITGKPLLANDPHLSASLPSVWYQMGLHCRKVSSTCQYDVAGYTFAGMPGVVIGHNADISWGMTNSGVDVTDLYLEKLSGDDGYQYDGKVKPFRTREETIKVAGGDSKKIVVRQTEDNMPLLSDRDDELVDVGKKASVEGEAPDRGDGYGVALKWTALEAGTTMDAVFAMDKAKDWKDFRKAAELFDVPSQNLVYADRQNHIGYQLPGKIPTRAKGVDGAVPAEGWDSRYRWRGYIKFDELPYEYDPARGYIVTANQAVIDKDKYPYTLTTDWGYGARSQRITDLIKSKIKGGGKISTDDMRQMQLDDDSQIAKLLRPYLLKINLKDPDVREAQNLLQGWDYSQDADSAAAAYFNAVWRNILKLAFGNKLPKELRVKGQCLWVDPVNTTGPVDDTDKVRECGQRDADQAQPDGGDRWFEVVRRLVEKKDSPWWTTPAVGTRPEAVHDRDKLFERAMIDARWELTAKLGKDIDTWSWGRLHRLFLKNQTLGTSGPGFLQYILNRGPWKLGGGEATVDATGWNAAGGYGVVWVPSMRMVVNLADLDKSKWINLTGASGHAFSAHYTDQTGKWADGELLDWSFRKKAVDGSTVDTLVLEP, from the coding sequence ATGCCCCCCAACACCACCGCCACATCGGGTGACAAGCCCGTCAAGTCCGGCAGGAAGAAGGGGCGCAAAGCCCGTTTGATCGTTCTTGTACTGGTGCTGGCCATCATCGGAGGCATCGCCTACGGCGCCTACTGGTCCATCAGCACGGTCCGCGCGTCCTTCCCGCAGACCACGGGTTCGATCACGCTCAAGGGCCTCGCCGGGCCCGTGAGCGTCCAGCGGGACGGCTACGGCATCCCGCAGATCTACGCGGACTCCGACGCCGACCTGTTCATGGCGCAGGGTTACGTACAGGCCCAGGACCGCTTCTACGAGATGGACGTCCGCCGGCACATGACCGCCGGGCGGCTGTCGGAGATGTTCGGCGAGAGCCAGGTCGACAACGACGAGTTCCTGCGCACCCTGGGCTGGGACCGGATCGCCAAGACGGAGTACGACACCAAGCTCTCCGCCTCCACCAAGAAGTACCTCCAGGCGTACGCCCAGGGCGTCAACGCCTACCTCCAGGGCAAGGACGGCGCGGACATCTCCCTGGAGTACGCGGCCCTGGGGTTCACCAACGACTACAAGCCCGCCGAGTGGACGCCGGTCGACTCGGTGTCCTGGCTGAAGGCGATGGCCTGGGACCTGCGCGGCAACATGCAGGACGAGATCGACCGCGCCCTGATGACCAGCCGCCTCGGCCCGCAGCAGATCGCCGACCTGTACCCGGAGTACCGCTACGGGGCCAATCAGCCGATCGTCCAGGAAGGCCAGTACGACAAGCTGACCCGGACGTTCGAGCAGAGCGACGGCGACGGCGAGGGCGGCAGCGGCTCCGGCGACGGAGGCGGCTCCGGGCCCGGCGACGCGTCCGGCAGCGGCGGCACGTCGGGCGGCTCGGGTTCGGCCCTGCAGAGCCAGCTCTCGGGCCTGTACGACGTCCTGGACGACCTGCCCACCGCCGTCGGCGTGAACGGCAACGGCATCGGCTCCAACAGCTGGGTCGTCGGCGGCGCGCACACGATCACCGGCAAGCCGCTGCTGGCCAACGACCCGCACCTGTCGGCCTCGCTGCCGTCCGTCTGGTACCAGATGGGCCTGCACTGCCGGAAGGTCTCCAGCACGTGCCAGTACGACGTCGCCGGCTACACCTTCGCGGGGATGCCCGGCGTGGTGATAGGCCACAACGCGGACATCTCCTGGGGGATGACCAACTCCGGCGTCGACGTCACCGACCTCTACCTGGAGAAGCTCTCCGGGGACGACGGCTACCAGTACGACGGCAAGGTGAAGCCGTTCCGCACGCGCGAGGAGACCATCAAGGTCGCGGGCGGCGACTCCAAGAAGATCGTCGTCCGGCAGACCGAGGACAACATGCCCCTGCTGTCCGACCGTGACGACGAACTCGTCGACGTCGGGAAGAAGGCCTCCGTCGAGGGCGAGGCGCCCGACCGCGGCGACGGCTACGGCGTCGCCCTGAAGTGGACCGCGCTGGAAGCGGGCACCACCATGGACGCCGTCTTCGCCATGGACAAGGCGAAGGACTGGAAGGACTTCCGCAAGGCGGCCGAGCTCTTCGACGTCCCCTCGCAGAACCTCGTCTACGCCGACAGGCAGAACCACATCGGGTACCAGCTGCCGGGCAAGATCCCCACGCGGGCGAAGGGCGTGGACGGCGCGGTGCCGGCGGAGGGCTGGGACTCCAGGTACCGGTGGCGGGGTTACATCAAGTTCGACGAGCTGCCCTACGAGTACGACCCCGCTCGCGGGTACATCGTCACCGCCAACCAGGCCGTGATCGACAAGGACAAGTACCCCTACACGCTCACCACGGACTGGGGCTACGGCGCGCGCAGCCAGCGGATCACCGACCTGATCAAGAGCAAGATCAAGGGCGGCGGCAAGATCTCCACGGACGACATGCGCCAGATGCAGCTGGACGACGACAGCCAGATCGCGAAGCTGCTGAGGCCGTACCTGCTGAAGATCAACCTGAAGGACCCCGACGTCCGTGAGGCGCAGAACCTCCTGCAGGGCTGGGACTACAGCCAGGACGCCGACTCGGCCGCCGCCGCCTACTTCAACGCGGTCTGGCGCAACATCCTGAAGCTGGCCTTCGGCAACAAGCTGCCCAAGGAGCTGCGCGTCAAGGGCCAGTGCCTGTGGGTCGACCCGGTCAACACCACCGGACCCGTCGACGACACGGACAAGGTCCGCGAGTGCGGGCAGCGCGACGCCGACCAGGCGCAGCCGGACGGCGGCGACCGCTGGTTCGAGGTGGTGCGCCGGCTCGTGGAGAAGAAGGACAGCCCGTGGTGGACGACGCCCGCCGTCGGCACCCGCCCCGAGGCCGTCCACGACCGGGACAAGCTGTTCGAGCGGGCCATGATCGACGCCCGCTGGGAGCTGACCGCCAAGCTCGGCAAGGACATCGACACCTGGAGCTGGGGCCGGCTGCACCGCCTGTTCCTGAAGAACCAGACCCTGGGCACCAGCGGCCCCGGCTTCCTGCAGTACATCCTCAACCGGGGCCCCTGGAAGCTCGGCGGCGGCGAGGCGACGGTCGACGCGACCGGCTGGAACGCGGCCGGCGGCTACGGCGTGGTGTGGGTGCCGTCGATGCGGATGGTGGTCAACCTCGCCGACCTCGACAAGTCGAAGTGGATCAACCTCACCGGCGCCTCGGGGCATGCCTTCAGCGCCCACTACACCGACCAGACCGGCAAGTGGGCCGACGGTGAGCTGCTCGACTGGTCCTTCCGCAAGAAGGCGGTCGACGGCAGCACGGTCGACACCCTGGTGCTCGAACCCTGA